Proteins encoded by one window of Puntigrus tetrazona isolate hp1 chromosome 17, ASM1883169v1, whole genome shotgun sequence:
- the tmed8 gene encoding protein TMED8 isoform X1, whose translation MVVYVFYVSAPLEMEKLETSELQSRLSSLSVSSFPGITSKNCEANPLNRLQSTDLSRTVTQPDNRTNMDDNSNDRESAKTTEEPSASPGKAEAGDPQESSTSHPGEKKALPPMKPASTWTSAALKELKTKLRQEKDSVVTVYRGDIMTVHVPTVPEAKRVCWEFATDGYDIGFGVYFDWSPVTSRAITVHISESSDDEDEDDDLEGPVVPGDVEKGSKAVANSNLGEILPVYRQDSHLAVQSGSHEFPGEGTYQLKFDNSYSLWRNKTLYYRVHYSA comes from the exons ATGGtggtttatgtattttatgtgtcTGCTCCTCTAGAGATGGAGAAACTAGAGACCTCAGAGCTTCAGTCTAGACTGTCATCCCTGTCTGTTTCTTCTTTCCCTGGTATAACGTCCAAAAACTGTGAAGCGAACCCTTTAAACAG ACTTCAAAGCACAGACCTTTCCCGGACGGTGACCCAGCCGGACAACCGAACTAACATGGACGATAACAGCAACGATAGAGAATCTGCGAAAACCACCGAG GAGCCCAGCGCGTCTCCGGGGAAAGCAGAGGCGGGTGACCCACAGGAGAGCAGTACTTCACACCCCGGGGAGAAGAAAG CTCTTCCTCCGATGAAGCCAGCGTCCACGTGGACCTCCGCAGCCCTGAAGGAGCTGAAGACGAAGCTGCGTCAGGAGAAGGACAGCGTGGTGACGGTGTATCGCGGAGACATCATGACCGTCCACGTGCCCACCGTCCCCGAGGCCAAGCGCGTATGCTGGGAGTTCGCCACCGACGGCTACGACATCGGGTTTGGGGTTTACTTCGACTGGTCTCCGGTCACTAGCCGAGCCATTACCGTCCACATCAGCGAGTCCAGTGACGACGAGGATGAAGACGATGACCTAGAAG GCCCCGTGGTTCCCGGAGATGTCGAGAAGGGCTCTAAAGCGGTCGCCAACTCGAACTTGGGAGAAATCCTGCCCGTGTACCGTCAGGACAGTCACCTGGCCGTTCAGAGCGGGAGCCACGAGTTTCCGGGAGAAGGAACGTACCAGCTGAAGTTCGACAACTCGTACTCGCTGTGGCGGAATAAGACTCTGTACTACAGAGTGCACTACAGCGCCTGA
- the tmed8 gene encoding protein TMED8 isoform X2: MEKLETSELQSRLSSLSVSSFPGITSKNCEANPLNRLQSTDLSRTVTQPDNRTNMDDNSNDRESAKTTEEPSASPGKAEAGDPQESSTSHPGEKKALPPMKPASTWTSAALKELKTKLRQEKDSVVTVYRGDIMTVHVPTVPEAKRVCWEFATDGYDIGFGVYFDWSPVTSRAITVHISESSDDEDEDDDLEGPVVPGDVEKGSKAVANSNLGEILPVYRQDSHLAVQSGSHEFPGEGTYQLKFDNSYSLWRNKTLYYRVHYSA, from the exons ATGGAGAAACTAGAGACCTCAGAGCTTCAGTCTAGACTGTCATCCCTGTCTGTTTCTTCTTTCCCTGGTATAACGTCCAAAAACTGTGAAGCGAACCCTTTAAACAG ACTTCAAAGCACAGACCTTTCCCGGACGGTGACCCAGCCGGACAACCGAACTAACATGGACGATAACAGCAACGATAGAGAATCTGCGAAAACCACCGAG GAGCCCAGCGCGTCTCCGGGGAAAGCAGAGGCGGGTGACCCACAGGAGAGCAGTACTTCACACCCCGGGGAGAAGAAAG CTCTTCCTCCGATGAAGCCAGCGTCCACGTGGACCTCCGCAGCCCTGAAGGAGCTGAAGACGAAGCTGCGTCAGGAGAAGGACAGCGTGGTGACGGTGTATCGCGGAGACATCATGACCGTCCACGTGCCCACCGTCCCCGAGGCCAAGCGCGTATGCTGGGAGTTCGCCACCGACGGCTACGACATCGGGTTTGGGGTTTACTTCGACTGGTCTCCGGTCACTAGCCGAGCCATTACCGTCCACATCAGCGAGTCCAGTGACGACGAGGATGAAGACGATGACCTAGAAG GCCCCGTGGTTCCCGGAGATGTCGAGAAGGGCTCTAAAGCGGTCGCCAACTCGAACTTGGGAGAAATCCTGCCCGTGTACCGTCAGGACAGTCACCTGGCCGTTCAGAGCGGGAGCCACGAGTTTCCGGGAGAAGGAACGTACCAGCTGAAGTTCGACAACTCGTACTCGCTGTGGCGGAATAAGACTCTGTACTACAGAGTGCACTACAGCGCCTGA
- the zgc:163014 gene encoding LOW QUALITY PROTEIN: rab9 effector protein with kelch motifs (The sequence of the model RefSeq protein was modified relative to this genomic sequence to represent the inferred CDS: inserted 1 base in 1 codon), whose amino-acid sequence MGKVHFYAVWSLREAPRQFIRNVNRTTYQVQMPLPLPKQLIVFGLGDWSSFSGDTEISVEVLLSPEVESQVVGTLSPRSRCLIWQGVWTPELLAEATHRGRRGVYAKVMLSIRGQVRSSFISSTPRMTRKRLVLNHSSNPSSTLLSSGESHDITQRSPPEGSVSCSELGKSKTETRESTLLQGVWPMDKTPRRSVIGIKGCIWSSEEPESPLNPNRASSPKKRKLRKMSAVDFEDEMAVKRVKSCRADCPSKRWSHAMCLSDPETXILIGGEADDQASCRDSIWKLEIDNDFWFPLDVSSPEVSPPSSKGHSATFDPESKAVYVYGGLRDAQRYSDIYILDTITWKWKLVSAKGNVPSLAYHSASVYKKELYVFGGVQPSRCPEGKVCSNALYIFNPEHGLWYQPIVEGDRPLPRFGHSTTLLSNKMIIFGGRKTATYLNDLHILDLGFMEYTAVKYENMPPLARGFHAALPVSDNRVLISGGCSAVGALQDLHLFNIETSSWSSVASPLLCSKPRAGHSLINLGSAETSSSDPRDARDQHHSKSLSLKCTILVFGGSDCSGTFYNDTVKCQVELPK is encoded by the exons ATGGGCAAAGTGCACTTTTATGCCGTCTGGTCTTTACGTGAAGCACCTCGACAGTTTATACG AAATGTCAACCGTACGACGTACCAGGTCCAGATGCCGTTACCCTTACCGAAGCAGCTGATAGTGTTTGGTTTAGGGGACTGGTCGTCCTTCTCCGGTGATACAGAGATCTCTGTGGAGGTCCTGCTGAGTCCAGAGGTCGAGTCACAGGTCGTCGGGACTCTTTCGCCTCGCTCCAG GTGTCTGATCTGGCAAGGAGTCTGGACTCCGGAGCTGCTCGCCGAAGCCACACACCGAGGCAGGAGAGGAGTTTACGCCAAAGTCATGCTCAGCATCCGTGGACAG GTGAGGTCCAGCTTCATCAGCAGCACCCCACGGATGACGAGGAAGCGTCTGGTGCTCAACCACTCCTCCAATCCGTCCAGCACCCTTCTCAGCAGCGGAGAGAGTCACGAT atcacccagaggtctcCTCCCGAGGGAAGCGTCAGCTGTTCGGAGCTGGGGAAAAGTAAGACGGAGACGCGAGAAAGCACGCTGCTTCAGGGTGTGTGGCCGATG gacaaaACTCCAAGACGCTCCGTTATAGGAATAAAGGGATGTATTTGGAGTTCTGAAGAACCGGAAAGCCCTCTGAATCCAAACCGAGCTTCAAGCCCAAAGAAGCGCAAGCTGCGTAAAATGTCTGCAGTTGATTTCGAGGACGAGATGGCCGTCAAACGCGTGAAGAGCTGCAGGGCCG aCTGTCCATCAAAGCGCTGGAGCCACGCCATGTGTTTGAGTGATCCTGAAA CCATCCTGATTGGTGGAGAGGCTGATGACCAGGCCAGCTGTAGAGATTCTATATGGAAACTGGAGATCG ATAATGATTTCTGGTTCCCCCTGGACGTCTCATCACCCGAGGTCAGTCCTCCGAGCTCAAAAGGTCACTCTGCAACCTTTGATCCTGAGTCTAAAGCGGTGTATGTATACGGTGGTCTGAGAGATGCCCAGCGATACAGTGATATTTATATACTGGACACTATAACATGGAAGTGGAAGCTTGTTTCT GCAAAGGGAAATGTGCCGTCATTGGCGTACCACAGCGCCTCGGTCTATAAGAAGGAGCTGTATGTATTTGGAGGAGTGCAGCCCAGCAGGTGTCCTGAAGGCAAGGTCTGCAGTAACGCACTCTACATTTTCAACCCTGAACATGGTCTGTGGTATCAACCGATTGTGGAGGGTGACCGTCCTCTGCCCAGGTTTGG GCACTCCACCACGTTGTTGTCGAACAAGATGATCATTTTTGGTGGAAGAAAAACCGCCACCTACCTCAACGATCTTCACATCCTGGATCTTG GCTTCATGGAATACACCGCTGTAAAATATGAGAACATGCCACCATTGGCCCGTGG GTTTCACGCTGCTCTACCCGTGTCTGACAACAGGGTGCTGATCAGCGGAGGCTGCAGCGCTGTAGGAGCCCTACAGGACCTCCACCTCTTTAACATAG AAACCAGCTCCTGGTCATCGGTGGCGTCTCCGTTGCTTTGCTCGAAGCCTCGCGCCGGACACAGTCTGATAAACCTAGGCTCTGCAGAGACTTCATCTTCAGACCCGAGGGACGCGAGGGATCAACATCACAGCAAGAGCCTCTCTCTCAAGTGCACCATCTTAGTATTTGGAGGGTCGGACTGTTCAGGAACGTTTTATAACGACACCGTTAAATGCCAGGTTGAACTCCCTAAATAG
- the gstz1 gene encoding maleylacetoacetate isomerase isoform X4, with translation MSARLIKPVLHGYFRSSCSWRVRIAFALKGIEYEQKAVNLIKDGGQQLTDQFKAINPMQQVPAVTIDGITLSQSLAIIQYIEETRPEPRLLPADPKQRARVRIICDIIAAGIQPLQNLYVLQKVGAEKVQWAQHFITRGFEALEPILKQTAGKYCVGDEISMADICLVPQVYNAERFKVDVSQFPTIRKLNQTLIEIDAFKVTHPSRQPDTPDDLRA, from the exons ATGAGTGCACGTTTAATCAAG CCTGTTCTTCACGGATATTTTAGAAGTTCTTGCTCGTGGAGAGTCCGGATAG CGTTTGCATTGAAAGGCATTGAATATGAGCAAAAAGCTGTAAATCTCATTAAGGATGGCGGGCAACAG CTAACAGATCAGTTTAAGGCAATAAACCCAATGCAGCAAGTGCCTGCAGTCACTATTGATGGCATCACCCTGTCTCAGTCG CTGGCCATCATCCAGTACATTGAGGAGACTCGTCCAGAGCCCCGCCTCCTGCCTGCGGACCCAAAGCAGCGGGCTCGGGTCCGCATCATCTGTGACATCATCGCGGCCGGGATCCAGCCTCTCCAG AATCTATATGTGCTTCAGAAAGTCGGAGCAGAGAAAGTACAGTGGGCTCAACATTTCATCACCCGAGGATTCGAGG ccCTGGAGCCTATCCTGAAGCAGACGGCAGGAAAATACTGTGTTGGTGATGAG ATCTCCATGGCAGATATCTGTCTTGTGCCTCAAGTCTACAACGCTGAAAG GTTCAAGGTGGATGTGTCCCAGTTCCCTACCATCAGAAAGTTAAACCAGACCTTAATTGAGATCGACGCTTTCAAAGTCACTCATCCGTCACGTCAGCCTGATACTCCTGATGATTTGCGGGCGTAA
- the gstz1 gene encoding maleylacetoacetate isomerase isoform X2 — MPNHVINPPQTKSVLEDQQPSMSARLIKPVLHGYFRSSCSWRVRIAFALKGIEYEQKAVNLIKDGGQQLTDQFKAINPMQQVPAVTIDGITLSQSLAIIQYIEETRPEPRLLPADPKQRARVRIICDIIAAGIQPLQNLYVLQKVGAEKVQWAQHFITRGFEALEPILKQTAGKYCVGDEISMADICLVPQVYNAERFKVDVSQFPTIRKLNQTLIEIDAFKVTHPSRQPDTPDDLRA; from the exons ATGCCAAATCAT GTAATAAATCCACCTCAAACAAAGTCTGTTCTTGAGGACCAACAACCCAGTATGAGTGCACGTTTAATCAAG CCTGTTCTTCACGGATATTTTAGAAGTTCTTGCTCGTGGAGAGTCCGGATAG CGTTTGCATTGAAAGGCATTGAATATGAGCAAAAAGCTGTAAATCTCATTAAGGATGGCGGGCAACAG CTAACAGATCAGTTTAAGGCAATAAACCCAATGCAGCAAGTGCCTGCAGTCACTATTGATGGCATCACCCTGTCTCAGTCG CTGGCCATCATCCAGTACATTGAGGAGACTCGTCCAGAGCCCCGCCTCCTGCCTGCGGACCCAAAGCAGCGGGCTCGGGTCCGCATCATCTGTGACATCATCGCGGCCGGGATCCAGCCTCTCCAG AATCTATATGTGCTTCAGAAAGTCGGAGCAGAGAAAGTACAGTGGGCTCAACATTTCATCACCCGAGGATTCGAGG ccCTGGAGCCTATCCTGAAGCAGACGGCAGGAAAATACTGTGTTGGTGATGAG ATCTCCATGGCAGATATCTGTCTTGTGCCTCAAGTCTACAACGCTGAAAG GTTCAAGGTGGATGTGTCCCAGTTCCCTACCATCAGAAAGTTAAACCAGACCTTAATTGAGATCGACGCTTTCAAAGTCACTCATCCGTCACGTCAGCCTGATACTCCTGATGATTTGCGGGCGTAA
- the gstz1 gene encoding maleylacetoacetate isomerase isoform X1, whose product MARESVRLNPQEESVPKKESLVNRASILCLQVINPPQTKSVLEDQQPSMSARLIKPVLHGYFRSSCSWRVRIAFALKGIEYEQKAVNLIKDGGQQLTDQFKAINPMQQVPAVTIDGITLSQSLAIIQYIEETRPEPRLLPADPKQRARVRIICDIIAAGIQPLQNLYVLQKVGAEKVQWAQHFITRGFEALEPILKQTAGKYCVGDEISMADICLVPQVYNAERFKVDVSQFPTIRKLNQTLIEIDAFKVTHPSRQPDTPDDLRA is encoded by the exons ATGGCTCGCGAATCAGTTCGACTGAATCCTCAAGAAGAATCGGTTCCTAAAAAGGAATCTTTAGTAAACCGAGCTTCTATACTATGTCTGCAGGTAATAAATCCACCTCAAACAAAGTCTGTTCTTGAGGACCAACAACCCAGTATGAGTGCACGTTTAATCAAG CCTGTTCTTCACGGATATTTTAGAAGTTCTTGCTCGTGGAGAGTCCGGATAG CGTTTGCATTGAAAGGCATTGAATATGAGCAAAAAGCTGTAAATCTCATTAAGGATGGCGGGCAACAG CTAACAGATCAGTTTAAGGCAATAAACCCAATGCAGCAAGTGCCTGCAGTCACTATTGATGGCATCACCCTGTCTCAGTCG CTGGCCATCATCCAGTACATTGAGGAGACTCGTCCAGAGCCCCGCCTCCTGCCTGCGGACCCAAAGCAGCGGGCTCGGGTCCGCATCATCTGTGACATCATCGCGGCCGGGATCCAGCCTCTCCAG AATCTATATGTGCTTCAGAAAGTCGGAGCAGAGAAAGTACAGTGGGCTCAACATTTCATCACCCGAGGATTCGAGG ccCTGGAGCCTATCCTGAAGCAGACGGCAGGAAAATACTGTGTTGGTGATGAG ATCTCCATGGCAGATATCTGTCTTGTGCCTCAAGTCTACAACGCTGAAAG GTTCAAGGTGGATGTGTCCCAGTTCCCTACCATCAGAAAGTTAAACCAGACCTTAATTGAGATCGACGCTTTCAAAGTCACTCATCCGTCACGTCAGCCTGATACTCCTGATGATTTGCGGGCGTAA
- the gstz1 gene encoding maleylacetoacetate isomerase isoform X3: MHAMATQAKPVLHGYFRSSCSWRVRIAFALKGIEYEQKAVNLIKDGGQQLTDQFKAINPMQQVPAVTIDGITLSQSLAIIQYIEETRPEPRLLPADPKQRARVRIICDIIAAGIQPLQNLYVLQKVGAEKVQWAQHFITRGFEALEPILKQTAGKYCVGDEISMADICLVPQVYNAERFKVDVSQFPTIRKLNQTLIEIDAFKVTHPSRQPDTPDDLRA; encoded by the exons ATGCATGCCATGGCGACACAAGCGAAG CCTGTTCTTCACGGATATTTTAGAAGTTCTTGCTCGTGGAGAGTCCGGATAG CGTTTGCATTGAAAGGCATTGAATATGAGCAAAAAGCTGTAAATCTCATTAAGGATGGCGGGCAACAG CTAACAGATCAGTTTAAGGCAATAAACCCAATGCAGCAAGTGCCTGCAGTCACTATTGATGGCATCACCCTGTCTCAGTCG CTGGCCATCATCCAGTACATTGAGGAGACTCGTCCAGAGCCCCGCCTCCTGCCTGCGGACCCAAAGCAGCGGGCTCGGGTCCGCATCATCTGTGACATCATCGCGGCCGGGATCCAGCCTCTCCAG AATCTATATGTGCTTCAGAAAGTCGGAGCAGAGAAAGTACAGTGGGCTCAACATTTCATCACCCGAGGATTCGAGG ccCTGGAGCCTATCCTGAAGCAGACGGCAGGAAAATACTGTGTTGGTGATGAG ATCTCCATGGCAGATATCTGTCTTGTGCCTCAAGTCTACAACGCTGAAAG GTTCAAGGTGGATGTGTCCCAGTTCCCTACCATCAGAAAGTTAAACCAGACCTTAATTGAGATCGACGCTTTCAAAGTCACTCATCCGTCACGTCAGCCTGATACTCCTGATGATTTGCGGGCGTAA
- the aldh6a1 gene encoding methylmalonate-semialdehyde dehydrogenase [acylating], mitochondrial isoform X1 → MAATLMRSLVKKRVPLQVGRLCYSSSSVPTTKLFIDGKFVESKSPEWLDIHNPATNEVIGRVPKATHEEMLAAVDSCSRAYQSWSETSILARQQIFLRYQQLIKDNIKELAKLITLEQGKTLADAEGDVFRGLQVVEHTCSITSLMLGETLPSITKDMDTYTYRLPIGVCAGIAPFNFPAMIPLWMFPMGMVCGNTYLLKPSERVPGCTMLLAKLLQDAGAPDGTLNIIHGQHNAVNFVCDHPAIKAISFVGSNQAGEYIYERGSKNGKRVQSNMGAKNHGVVMPDANKENTLNQLVGAAFGAAGQRCMALSTAVLIGEARNWLPELVERAKGLRVNAGDQPGADVGPLISPQAKERVNSLIQSGVDEGAKVLLDGRNVKVKGYENGNFVGPTIISNVTPDMKCYKEEIFGPVLVVLEADSLDDAIKIVNKNPYGNGTAIFTTNGAAARKYTHEVDVGQIGVNVPIPVPLPMFSFTGSRGSFRGDTNFYGKQGIQFYTQIKTITSQWKAEDATLKSPAVTMPTMGR, encoded by the exons ATGGCAGCGACATTAATGCGTTCCCTAGTAAAGAAGAGG GTTCCTCTTCAGGTGGGACGTCTGTGCTACTCGTCCTCCTCTGTG CCCACCACCAAGTTGTTCATTGATGGAAAGTTTGTGGAATCCAAGAGTCCAGAATGGTTGGACATTCACAATCCT GCCACCAACGAGGTCATTGGTCGAGTGCCAAAGGCCACGCATGAGGAGATGTTGGCCGCCGTGGACTCGTGCTCACGGGCGTACCAATCATGGTCCGAAACCTCCATCCTCGCCCGCCAGCAGATCTTCCTTCGCTACCAGCAGCTCATTAAAGACAATATT AAAGAGCTGGCCAAGCTGATAACCCTGGAGCAGGGAAAAACCCTGGCCGATGCTGAGGGTGATGTGTTCAGAGGACTGC AGGTGGTGGAGCACACCTGTAGCATCACATCCCTTATGCTGGGTGAGACCCTCCCCTCCATCACTAAAGACATGGACACATACACGTACCGGTTGCCCATTGGCGTATGCGCCGGCATCGCCCCTTTCAATTTCCCTGCCATGATTCCACTCTGGATGTTCCCAATGGGCATGGTGTGCGGGAACACTTATTTACTGAAGCCCTCAGAGAGAGTGCCTGGCTGCACCATGCTGCTGGCCAAGCTGCTGCAGGACGCCGGTGCTCCGGATGGAACGTTAAACATAATCCACGGACAGCACAACG CTGTGAACTTCGTCTGTGACCATCCTGCCATCAAAGCCATCAGTTTTGTAGGCTCCAACCAGGCTGGCGAGTACATCTATGAGAGAGGctccaaaaatggcaaaaggGTGCAGAGCAACATG GGGGCGAAGAATCACGGCGTGGTGATGCCCGATGCCAACAAAGAGAACACATTAAACCAGTTGGttggtgctgcttttggagcagCGGGTCAGAGATGTATGGCACTTTCCACCGCCGTCCTTATAGGAGAAGCACGGAACTGGTTGCCTGAACTGGTTGAACGTGCAAAGGGTCTCCGTGTCAATGCAG GTGACCAGCCCGGAGCTGATGTGGGACCCCTCATCTCGCCTCAGGCCAAAGAGCGAGTCAACAGCCTTATTCAGAGCGGCGTGGACGAGGGTGCCAAGGTGCTGCTTGACGGCAGGAACGTGAAGGTCAAGGGTTATGAAAACGGCAACTTTGTAGGACCAACCATCATTAGCAATGTTACG CCGGACATGAAGTGCTATAAGGAGGAGATATTTGGCCCTGTGCTGGTGGTCCTGGAGGCAGACAGCTTGGACGATGCCATCAAAATAGTCAACAAGAACCCATATGGAAACGGAACCGCCATCTTCACCACCAACGGCGCAGCAGCACGGAAATACACTCATGAAGTCGATGTTGGTCAG atcgGAGTCAATGTACCAATCCCCGTCCCACTGCCCATGTTTTCATTCACCGGTTCCAGAGGCTCCTTCAGGGGCGACACCAATTTCTATGGAAAGCAA GGCATTCAGTTCTACACACAGATCAAAACTATTACCTCACAGTGGAAGGCAGAAGATGCTACCCTAAAGTCCCCCGCTGTTACCATGCCAACAATGGGACGTTAA
- the aldh6a1 gene encoding methylmalonate-semialdehyde dehydrogenase [acylating], mitochondrial isoform X2, with protein sequence MLSCLKPTTKLFIDGKFVESKSPEWLDIHNPATNEVIGRVPKATHEEMLAAVDSCSRAYQSWSETSILARQQIFLRYQQLIKDNIKELAKLITLEQGKTLADAEGDVFRGLQVVEHTCSITSLMLGETLPSITKDMDTYTYRLPIGVCAGIAPFNFPAMIPLWMFPMGMVCGNTYLLKPSERVPGCTMLLAKLLQDAGAPDGTLNIIHGQHNAVNFVCDHPAIKAISFVGSNQAGEYIYERGSKNGKRVQSNMGAKNHGVVMPDANKENTLNQLVGAAFGAAGQRCMALSTAVLIGEARNWLPELVERAKGLRVNAGDQPGADVGPLISPQAKERVNSLIQSGVDEGAKVLLDGRNVKVKGYENGNFVGPTIISNVTPDMKCYKEEIFGPVLVVLEADSLDDAIKIVNKNPYGNGTAIFTTNGAAARKYTHEVDVGQIGVNVPIPVPLPMFSFTGSRGSFRGDTNFYGKQGIQFYTQIKTITSQWKAEDATLKSPAVTMPTMGR encoded by the exons ATGTTGTCTTGTTTAAAG CCCACCACCAAGTTGTTCATTGATGGAAAGTTTGTGGAATCCAAGAGTCCAGAATGGTTGGACATTCACAATCCT GCCACCAACGAGGTCATTGGTCGAGTGCCAAAGGCCACGCATGAGGAGATGTTGGCCGCCGTGGACTCGTGCTCACGGGCGTACCAATCATGGTCCGAAACCTCCATCCTCGCCCGCCAGCAGATCTTCCTTCGCTACCAGCAGCTCATTAAAGACAATATT AAAGAGCTGGCCAAGCTGATAACCCTGGAGCAGGGAAAAACCCTGGCCGATGCTGAGGGTGATGTGTTCAGAGGACTGC AGGTGGTGGAGCACACCTGTAGCATCACATCCCTTATGCTGGGTGAGACCCTCCCCTCCATCACTAAAGACATGGACACATACACGTACCGGTTGCCCATTGGCGTATGCGCCGGCATCGCCCCTTTCAATTTCCCTGCCATGATTCCACTCTGGATGTTCCCAATGGGCATGGTGTGCGGGAACACTTATTTACTGAAGCCCTCAGAGAGAGTGCCTGGCTGCACCATGCTGCTGGCCAAGCTGCTGCAGGACGCCGGTGCTCCGGATGGAACGTTAAACATAATCCACGGACAGCACAACG CTGTGAACTTCGTCTGTGACCATCCTGCCATCAAAGCCATCAGTTTTGTAGGCTCCAACCAGGCTGGCGAGTACATCTATGAGAGAGGctccaaaaatggcaaaaggGTGCAGAGCAACATG GGGGCGAAGAATCACGGCGTGGTGATGCCCGATGCCAACAAAGAGAACACATTAAACCAGTTGGttggtgctgcttttggagcagCGGGTCAGAGATGTATGGCACTTTCCACCGCCGTCCTTATAGGAGAAGCACGGAACTGGTTGCCTGAACTGGTTGAACGTGCAAAGGGTCTCCGTGTCAATGCAG GTGACCAGCCCGGAGCTGATGTGGGACCCCTCATCTCGCCTCAGGCCAAAGAGCGAGTCAACAGCCTTATTCAGAGCGGCGTGGACGAGGGTGCCAAGGTGCTGCTTGACGGCAGGAACGTGAAGGTCAAGGGTTATGAAAACGGCAACTTTGTAGGACCAACCATCATTAGCAATGTTACG CCGGACATGAAGTGCTATAAGGAGGAGATATTTGGCCCTGTGCTGGTGGTCCTGGAGGCAGACAGCTTGGACGATGCCATCAAAATAGTCAACAAGAACCCATATGGAAACGGAACCGCCATCTTCACCACCAACGGCGCAGCAGCACGGAAATACACTCATGAAGTCGATGTTGGTCAG atcgGAGTCAATGTACCAATCCCCGTCCCACTGCCCATGTTTTCATTCACCGGTTCCAGAGGCTCCTTCAGGGGCGACACCAATTTCTATGGAAAGCAA GGCATTCAGTTCTACACACAGATCAAAACTATTACCTCACAGTGGAAGGCAGAAGATGCTACCCTAAAGTCCCCCGCTGTTACCATGCCAACAATGGGACGTTAA